Genomic DNA from Rhodoferax mekongensis:
CAGGTGGTGTGCCCGAATCCGTTTTATCAAATCTACGAAGGTGCTGCCCTGCTGGCAGGTGCGCAGCCGTACTTTGTGCCTTCTGTGCCCTCCCGCAATTTCGCCCAGGATTGGGACAGCGTTCCGGAAAGCATATGGGCGTCTACGCAGCTCATGTATGTGTGCTCCCCCGGAAACCCTGCCGGCGCGGTCATGCCTCTGTCCGAGTGGGAAAAGCTCTTTGCGTTGAGCGACAGGTACGGCTTTGTCATTGCCTCGGATGAGTGCTACAGCGAAATTTACTTCCGCGATGAGGCGCCACTGGGTGGATTGGAAGCTGCAGCCAAATTGGGCCGCGCCGATTTCAAGAATCTGGTGTCCTTCACCAGCCTGTCCAAGCGGAGCAACGTGCCCGGCATGCGCAGCGGTTTTTGCGCAGGTGATGCACACTGGATCAAGCAGTTTTTGCTTTACCGCACCTACCATGGCAGTGCCATGAGCCCTGTCGTACAGGCGGCCAGCATTGCTGCTTGGGACGATGAGAACCACGTGGTGGACAACCGCGCCAAGTACCGCGCCAAGTTCGCCCAAGTCACACCATTGTTGGCAGACGTGATGGACGTCACCTTGCCGGACGCTGGCTTCTACCTGTGGGCGGATGTCAATGGCAGTGACACCGAGTTCGCCCGGGAACTGCTCGCTCTTTACAATGTGACCGTTTTGCCCGGCAGCTACCTGGCGCGTGAGGCGAACGGGCACAACCCCGGCGCCGGGCGCATCCGCATGGCA
This window encodes:
- the dapC gene encoding succinyldiaminopimelate transaminase, whose product is MNPNLSSLQAYPFERLRQLFAGVVPNPAFSPISLGIGEPRHPTPQLIKDAYCHAIQSGESGLAAYPATAGDPKLRLSMANWIQRRYGLQLDAATQILPINGSREALFAFAQTVINPAASNGTVQVVCPNPFYQIYEGAALLAGAQPYFVPSVPSRNFAQDWDSVPESIWASTQLMYVCSPGNPAGAVMPLSEWEKLFALSDRYGFVIASDECYSEIYFRDEAPLGGLEAAAKLGRADFKNLVSFTSLSKRSNVPGMRSGFCAGDAHWIKQFLLYRTYHGSAMSPVVQAASIAAWDDENHVVDNRAKYRAKFAQVTPLLADVMDVTLPDAGFYLWADVNGSDTEFARELLALYNVTVLPGSYLAREANGHNPGAGRIRMALVAETAECVEAAQRIVQFVRGRSA